The following proteins come from a genomic window of Candidatus Zixiibacteriota bacterium:
- a CDS encoding VacJ family lipoprotein — MSHHGVSCTLPVSFIVTLLGCLLFLLPAANAEPVSDTGAVEVLVGHAAAAGDASAAAGEDFESDPLESFNEKMFWFNREVLDRFVVKPVATAWDFVLPDPVQRSIHNALDNLAVVRRVVNNLLQAKLGGAGREVARFTINSTIGVVGLFDVAKDGFGIEQSDEDTGQTFGVWGAGPGPYLILPFLPPMTIRDGIGYAFDAAMTPYIYFLPWYANVGINATNVVNERSLNLDRFERVAETTVDLYGAVRNAYLQRRAAAIRQ, encoded by the coding sequence ATGAGCCACCATGGAGTCTCTTGCACGCTGCCGGTAAGTTTTATCGTCACCCTTCTGGGCTGCCTCCTGTTCTTGCTACCGGCGGCGAATGCCGAGCCGGTCTCCGACACTGGCGCAGTCGAGGTCCTGGTCGGCCATGCGGCGGCGGCCGGCGACGCATCCGCGGCGGCCGGGGAGGACTTCGAATCGGATCCGCTCGAAAGCTTCAACGAAAAGATGTTCTGGTTCAACCGCGAGGTGCTCGACCGTTTCGTCGTCAAGCCTGTCGCGACGGCCTGGGATTTCGTGCTTCCAGACCCGGTGCAGCGCAGCATCCATAATGCGCTCGACAATCTCGCCGTGGTCCGCCGCGTCGTCAACAATCTCCTGCAGGCCAAGCTGGGCGGCGCCGGCAGGGAGGTGGCGCGCTTTACGATCAACAGTACCATCGGGGTGGTCGGGCTCTTCGACGTCGCGAAGGACGGTTTCGGCATCGAGCAGAGCGACGAGGACACCGGCCAGACCTTCGGCGTCTGGGGAGCCGGCCCCGGACCTTATCTGATCCTTCCGTTTCTGCCGCCGATGACGATCCGCGACGGCATCGGCTACGCTTTCGACGCCGCGATGACGCCGTACATCTACTTCCTGCCGTGGTACGCGAACGTCGGCATCAACGCCACCAACGTCGTCAACGAGCGCTCGCTCAATCTGGACCGTTTCGAGCGGGTGGCCGAAACCACGGTCGACCTGTACGGCGCGGTGCGAAACGCCTATTTGCAGCGGCGCGCGGCGGCCATCCGCCAGTAA